One window from the genome of Lasioglossum baleicum chromosome 9, iyLasBale1, whole genome shotgun sequence encodes:
- the LOC143212402 gene encoding uncharacterized protein LOC143212402, which produces MATWSKCVPREIRKFVVSATARIHLYDFGAASRSSDWSVIDDCEMTQLILISVVGLLIGNTLADVLVQPGYGQPSPSLLSHPLIQPLSTLPQFASPGLLQPRNPGYYLELHPVHGNLGHPTGGLGFLQGHDLSALSRPDYRRLNVGRLGGLGHPGKHGFIPPHIPVPGLRRFRRSTGELRDPGVQREKRSEPAVATKSTLNGDSPMVVDLLNQDTEEKHVEVRHSKNAHTRSSSTILGLNPASMYPVQNQYRFVSMPTYGPYQQVVNEHPEIANQMNARTAIQEQATPQDRATTSAQNTTPRINPADLQHAMLLQQTYQQSGTSQTAVDDQQRNYPDPRPVTTTQSSTKAQKNDRNKLKNTAVSTTFFSFNAYLEGSTFTSRESKIAVPTDDQEIVGSSAKHHNIKIHAHIHRGKFAPRNNVINEAYTTCPCSNPSYVVYNENDETANNLAYTQLGPQQPTQVFQLAPVQENYLPNSGYVVLPQTYSNPIVNCDREYPSSLTGTYYTMPDGTTLPVEYQLG; this is translated from the exons ATGGCTACATGGAGT AAGTGCGTGCCTAGAGAAATTCGCAAATTCGTGGTGTCAGCAACTGCGAGGATTCATTTATACGACTTCGGAGCTGCGAGTCGCAGTTCTGATTGGAGCGTCATTGACGACTGCGAAATGACACAGTTGATATTG ATTTCAGTGGTCGGTCTTTTGATCGGCAACACCCTCGCCGATGTCCTGGTACAACCTGGCTACGGACAACCGAGTCCTTCGTTGCTTTCACATCCGCTAATTCAACCACTTTCAACACTTCCACAATTTGCAAGCCCCGGACTGCTCCAGCCACGCAATCCCGGATATTATCTGGAGCTTCACCCGGTCCACGGGAATTTGGGACACCCTACTGGTGGATTAGGGTTTCTACAAGGTCACGATTTATCAGCCCTATCGAGACCAGATTATAGACGCCTCAACGTTGGAAGGCTTGGAGGTCTTGGACATCCTGGCAAGCATGGTTTCATTCCACCCCACATTCCTGTT CCAGGACTTCGCAGATTCAGAAGGTCCACTGGTGAGCTACGCGATCCCGGGGTTCAACGGGAAAAACGGAGCGAACCTGCTGTGGCCACGAAGTCGACCCTAAATGGAGACAGTCCGATGGTCGTTGATCTGTTAAATCAGGACACGGAAG AGAAACACGTGGAGGTCCGTCACAGTAAAAACGCTCATACAAGGTCCTCTTCGACTATATTAGGCCTGAATCCAGCGAGCATGTATCCCGTACAGAATCAATACCGGTTCGTCTCGATGCCAACCTACGGTCCCTATCAGCAGGTCGTCAACGAACATCCCGAGATAGCAAACCAAATGAATGCCCGTACCGCGATACAGGAACAAGCAACACCGCAGGATCGAGCCACAACATCGGCGCAGAATACAACTCCCCGAATAAACCCCGCAGATTTACAGCATGCTATGCTGCTGCAACAAACCTATCAGCAAAGTGGAACGTCGCAGACCGCCGTAGATGACCAACAAAGAAATTATCCTGACCCTAGACCCGTGACCACTACTCAATCGTCGACCAAGGCGCAGAAGAACGACCGTAACAAATTGAAAAACACCGCAGTGAGTACCACTTTCTTCTCATTTAATGCCTATCTGGAAGGCAGTACTTTT ACGTCCCGGGAATCCAAAATCGCAGTACCAACCGACGACCAGGAGATAGTAGGCTCGTCAGCAAAGCACCACAACATCAAAATACATGCGCACATACATCGCGGAAAGTTTGCACCCCGCAACAACGTCATAAATGAAGCTTACACCACCTGCCCCTGCTCGAATCCTAGCTACGTGGTTTACAACGAGAACGACGAAACAGCGAATAACTTAGCGTACACGCAACTCGGTCCCCAGCAGCCGACGCAAGTTTTTCAACTTGCACCTGTTCAGGAGAATTATCTACCGAATAGTGGATACGTAGTTTTACCCCAGACATACAGCAATCCCATTGTCAACTGTGACAGGGAATATCCTTCTAGTTTGACGGGAACATACTACACAATGCCAGACGGCACCACCTTGCCCGTGGAGTATCAATTAGGATAA